A single Bacteroidia bacterium DNA region contains:
- a CDS encoding dipeptidase produces the protein MNAQLSYIEANKQRMLDELLSLLRIPSISADPKYKDEVKRAAEWTADALRKVGVNYVEIYPTDGHPIVYAEHIIDPQAPTVLCYGHYDVQPPDPLELWDSPPFEPVIKDGKIYARGAADDKGQFYMHIKAFEVMKNTTGIPCNIKFLIEGEEEVGSDNLYRFVKNNAQKLKADIVLISDTHIIANDIPSIEYGLRGLSYMEVEVTGPNRDLHSGLFGGAVDNPINVLCKMIASLKDEDNRITIPGFYDKVVELSAEERAFINQAPFDHEEYCKSLGIADTNGEKGYTVLEQTSIRPTLDVNGIWGGYTGEGAKTVLPSKAYAKISMRLVPNQDPQEISQLFEKHFLSIAPKTVKVKVTYHHGGYPAVTPIDSPGFQAASKAMEATFGKKPIPTRGGGSIPIVALFERELGIKSVLMGFGLESDAIHSPNEHYGIFNYFKGIETIPLFHQYFASLCKT, from the coding sequence ATGAACGCACAGCTAAGCTATATTGAAGCTAACAAGCAAAGAATGCTTGATGAACTGCTATCTCTGCTACGAATTCCAAGTATAAGCGCAGACCCTAAATATAAAGATGAAGTAAAACGCGCAGCTGAATGGACTGCCGATGCTTTACGAAAGGTAGGAGTAAATTATGTAGAAATATACCCTACCGACGGGCATCCGATTGTTTATGCAGAGCATATTATTGACCCCCAAGCGCCTACGGTTTTATGCTACGGACATTATGATGTACAACCCCCTGACCCGCTAGAACTATGGGACTCACCACCTTTTGAACCTGTTATTAAGGATGGAAAAATTTACGCGCGCGGTGCCGCAGACGATAAAGGGCAATTTTACATGCATATTAAAGCCTTTGAAGTAATGAAGAATACCACAGGTATTCCTTGTAATATCAAATTTTTAATTGAAGGTGAAGAAGAGGTAGGTTCGGATAATTTGTATCGCTTCGTAAAAAACAACGCCCAAAAATTAAAAGCAGATATTGTCCTAATCTCGGATACTCACATTATTGCTAATGACATACCTTCTATTGAGTATGGACTAAGAGGACTGTCTTACATGGAAGTAGAGGTTACAGGTCCGAATAGGGATTTACATTCAGGCTTGTTCGGTGGTGCAGTAGATAACCCTATCAATGTACTTTGCAAAATGATAGCTTCGCTCAAAGATGAAGATAATCGGATTACTATACCTGGTTTTTACGACAAAGTAGTAGAGTTGAGTGCAGAAGAACGTGCTTTCATCAATCAAGCGCCTTTTGACCATGAAGAATATTGTAAATCTTTGGGCATTGCTGATACAAACGGAGAAAAAGGTTATACAGTATTAGAACAAACTTCAATTCGCCCTACTTTGGACGTAAATGGTATTTGGGGGGGCTACACAGGTGAAGGTGCAAAAACGGTCCTTCCTTCAAAAGCCTATGCCAAAATTTCTATGCGTCTAGTGCCTAACCAAGATCCACAAGAAATAAGTCAATTATTTGAAAAGCATTTTCTTAGCATAGCTCCAAAAACTGTAAAGGTCAAGGTAACGTATCACCATGGGGGTTATCCTGCGGTTACGCCAATAGATAGCCCAGGTTTTCAAGCAGCCAGCAAAGCGATGGAAGCAACTTTCGGTAAAAAGCCCATTCCTACTCGAGGAGGAGGTTCTATTCCTATTGTTGCTTTGTTTGAACGAGAATTAGGCATTAAATCCGTGCTTATGGGCTTTGGCTTAGAATCCGATGCTATTCATAGCCCAAATGAGCACTATGGCATATTTAATTATTTCAAGGGAATAGAAACTATTCCCCTTTTTCATCAATACTTCGCATCTTTGTGTAAAACCTAA